Proteins from a genomic interval of Mytilus trossulus isolate FHL-02 unplaced genomic scaffold, PNRI_Mtr1.1.1.hap1 h1tg000210l__unscaffolded, whole genome shotgun sequence:
- the LOC134700960 gene encoding ras-related protein Rab-32-like: MAAAVEKKEHLYKILVIGELGTGKTSIIKRYVHQFFSQHYRATIGVDFALKVLNWDADTVVRLQLWDIAGQERFGNMTRVYYKEAVGCFIVFDVTRASTFEAVTKWKADLDSKVTLSDSTPVPCVLLANKCDQAKEGLVNNVSQMDDFCKEKGFVGWFETSAKENINIEEAARFLVTRILQNDEAIAKDEADTDRIILNGPKDSSLTEKKGCCS; this comes from the exons ATG GCAGCAGCAGTGGAGAAAAAAGAGCACTTATACAAGATCTTAGTGATCGGTGAACTTGGAACAGGAAAAACTAGCATCATCAAACGTTACGTTCATCAATTCTTTTCACAGCATTACAGAGCTACT ATAGGTGTAGATTTTGCATTAAAGGTATTAAATTGGGATGCTGATACAGTTGTCAGGTTACAATTATGGGATATTGCAG GTCAAGAACGATTTGGTAACATGACTCGTGTTTATTACAAGGAAGCTGTCGgatgttttatagtttttgatGTAACAAGAGCATCAACATTTGAAGCGGTCACAAAATGGAAAGCAGATTTAGATAGTAAAGTAACACTATCAGATTCAACACCTGTACCTTGTGTTTTACTGGCAAATAAA TGTGATCAAGCCAAGGAAGGATTAGTAAACAATGTCTCACAGATGGATGATTTCTGTAAAGAGAAAGGTTTTGTTGGATGGTTTGAGACGTCAGccaaagaaaatataaatatagaagAAGCCGCTAGATTCCTTGTCACCAGG attCTACAGAATGACGAAGCAATAGCCAAAGACGAGGCTGACACTGATAGAATAATATTAAATGGTCCCAAAGATTCCTCTTTAACAGAAAAGAAAGGTTGCTGCTCTTGA